In Ignavibacteria bacterium, the sequence TATTGAAAAGATGACGATTGGCAGGGGCGATCTTCTGTATTATTACGAATCAATTGTTGAAATGACCGGTAACATAATCGGAATTCTTTGCGGACTTAATAAATATTACCATCCCGGCAAGTTAAAAGGAGTTGAACATACTATCGAGAAGATGAAAATTAAACCCCGGGATTTTATAAACAGGTATAAATTTGTTTTATCCGCTGAAAAATCCGAAGCATTAAAGGAGATGTTCAACCTGGTGAGGGAAACATTTGATCTGATAGATAAAAACTTGCCCGAAGTTAGTACAGCCCGTTCAAGAAATATTTTAGAAATGATATTGAGGAAGTAAAAATTGCAGATTTAGTATTTTTGCAATACACAGAAAGTAATAAAGAATTTTGGAATATTGAATGTAATATATGGCAAAAACAAAATCCTACACAGGGAAGAAAATCCCGAAGGTACCTTTTTATAAAACTAAAAAAGTATTAATAGCATTAATACCTGTAATAGTATTCATCTTCATTTACTTTTTTTACATTAAAAAAAGTTCAAATGAACCTGTATGGGTAAAAGAAGGTGAAGTAACATTTTTAAGTAAAGATACACGCAGCCAGCTTAGCAGAATTGATGTTGAAGTGGCTATGAGCCCGGCGGAACGCTCACAGGGTTTAATGTACCGGTCAAAAATGGAAGAAAATCACGGAATGCTC encodes:
- a CDS encoding DUF192 domain-containing protein, with protein sequence MAKTKSYTGKKIPKVPFYKTKKVLIALIPVIVFIFIYFFYIKKSSNEPVWVKEGEVTFLSKDTRSQLSRIDVEVAMSPAERSQGLMYRSKMEENHGMLFIFDRDEMQSFWMKNTIMPLDILFIDSKGVINTIHHNTVPYSEKPIPSKGKSQFVVEVNGGYCSRYGIKEGDLIEYRLDLK